A stretch of the Leguminivora glycinivorella isolate SPB_JAAS2020 chromosome 2, LegGlyc_1.1, whole genome shotgun sequence genome encodes the following:
- the LOC125240733 gene encoding armadillo repeat-containing protein 6 homolog has translation MVRVISQETYDEVVQENMQEFDMSAEEAIQDAINQFEAQGVDLSNIIKDLVLTPGDDPEISKSIKKLQELKEDGDDNEIIEQLEILKAESNKDIARRVKAGKEGAYTLLLDLLQSRHKMTLEKTNEKDATFIINVLNTLIALMDVQPDLLDQKGADVIKSILDNTEDDNILMATLKWTSTCCIKHEMNRQRLFAKNITSNLKALLQVENNVKLLSEVLSVIRKFPLDDDIRVEFGKAHDHAKELGFQLLEPLTNLLKEHTKPPLVSELMSTIACLLVRHELCATVAESGADVLFSVLADNSDNSAVVQQASKLTTALAGNDDVKRQLVKSGIVPVIVLLLTRHASNASTTASTLKCIAALTLREPPHSRLFYDCGAPEAIVDCLKRHPENAAVQKNGCWAIRNMVARCRDMNPKFKDLGIEPILNASYERFLKDFGFDVKSALRDLECDVKFDEQWTGKGVELQQ, from the exons ATGGTTCGGGTTATATCTCAAGAGACCTACGATGAAGTCGTTCAAGAGAATATGCAAGAATTTGACATGAGCGCGGAGGAAGCTATCCAAGATGCTATAAACCAATTTGAAGCTCAG ggTGTCGATttatcaaatataataaaagatTTAGTTTTAACACCTGGCGACGACCCTGAGATCTCCAAATCAATAAAGAAACTGCAAGAACTCAAAGAAGATGGTGATGACAATGAAATTATAGAGCAATTAGAAATATTAAAG GCAGAAAGTAACAAAGACATTGCTCGCAGGGTAAAAGCAGGCAAAGAAGGTGCCTAcacattattactagatttactcCAATCAAGGCATAAAATGACCTTggaaaaaacaaatgaaaaagatgcaacatttattataaatgtcTTGAACACTTTAATAGCCCTAATGGATGTGCAACCTGATTTGTTAGATCAGAAAGGTGCTGATGTCATTAAAAG CATTTTAGATAACACAGAAGATGACAACATACTCATGGCAACATTGAAATGGACAAGCACATGTTGCATAAAGCATGAGATGAACCGTCAAAGGTTGTTTGCAAAGAATATAACAAGTAACTTGAAGGCTTTGCTGCAAGTTGAGAACAATGTTAAG TTACTATCAGAAGTATTATCAGTGATCCGGAAATTCCCCCTGGATGATGATATTAGAGTGGAATTTGGCAAAGCACATGACCATGCCAAGGAACTTGGGTTTCAGCTACTAGAGCCGTTAACTAACTTACTAAAAG AACACACCAAACCACCTTTAGTATCAGAACTGATGTCGACAATAGCATGTCTCCTAGTGAGACACGAACTGTGTGCTACCGTGGCGGAGAGTGGCGCAGATGTGTTGTTCTCAGTGCTAGCTGACAACTCTGACAACAGTGCTGTAGTGCAGCAGGCGAGCAAGCT GACAACAGCTTTAGCCGGTAACGACGACGTGAAGAGGCAGCTGGTTAAAAGTGGAATTGTGCCTGTCATAGTGCTGCTACTCACTAGACACGCG AGCAATGCCTCAACAACAGCTTCAACTCTGAAATGCATCGCGGCACTGACGCTACGCGAGCCGCCTCACAGCCGCCTGTTCTACGACTGCGGGGCGCCTGAGGCCATCGTCGACTGCCTCAAGAGGCACCCGGAGAACGCAGCTGTACAG AAAAACGGCTGCTGGGCGATCCGGAACATGGTGGCCCGGTGTCGCGACATGAACCCCAAGTTCAAGGACTTGGGGATCGAGCCGATCCTCAACGCTTCCTACGAGCGGTTCCTCAAGGACTTTGGATTCGACGTCAAATCGGCGCTAAGGGATCTAGAGTGCGATGTCAAGTTTGATGAACAGTGGACTGGCAAGGGCGTGGAGTTGCAGCAGTGA
- the LOC125236305 gene encoding charged multivesicular body protein 4b isoform X2 encodes MSFLTKMFGGKKEEKGPTTHDAIQKLRETEELLIKKQEFLEKKIELEIQTARKHGTKNKRAAIAALKRKKRYEKQLTQIDGTLTQIEAQREALEGANTNAQVLNTMKDAANAMKLAHKDIDVDKVHDIMDDIAEQHDISREITDAISNNVAFPNDIDEDELEKELEELEQEDLDKEMLGINVPTDTLPDVPSAELVHDKPKPSRSKQTEDDEEFAKLQSWAT; translated from the exons ATGAGTTTCCTGACGAAAATGTTCGGAGGCAAGAAAGAGGAGAAAGGCCCGACAACGCATGATGCAATACAAAAATTACGTGAAACTGAAGAGTTGTTGATTAAGAAACAGGAGTTTCTGGAAAAGAAAATCGAGTTAGAAATCCAAACAGCTAGGAAACATGGCACCAAAAATAAAAGAG CCGCGATCGCCGCGCTCAAGCGTAAGAAGCGTTATGAGAAGCAACTCACCCAGATTGACGGGACGCTCACCCAGATTGAGGCACAGCGAGAGGCGCTGGAGGGAGCCAATACTAATGCCCAGGTGCTCAACACAATGAAGGATGCTGCCAATGCGATGAAGCTTGCTCACAAGGATAT CGATGTGGACAAGGTGCACGACATTATGGACGACATCGCGGAGCAGCACGACATCTCGCGCGAGATCACCGACGCGATCAGCAACAACGTCGCCTTCCCCAACGACATCGACGAGGACGAACTCGAGAAGGAACTGGAGGAGCTCGAACAG GAGGATCTCGACAAGGAGATGCTCGGTATCAACGTGCCTACAGACACGCTGCCGGATGTGCCTAGCGCCGAGTTGGTCCACGACAAGCCCAAACCCAGCAGGTCCAAGCAGACAG agGACGACGAAGAATTCGCAAAGCTGCAGTCCTGGGCTACATAG